In Acidobacteriota bacterium, one DNA window encodes the following:
- a CDS encoding MFS transporter, which translates to MTTSNVRWKVVGLLGLISALTFVDRVNLSIAGKYIQDEFAFKTESMGWILSAFSVGYALCQVPAGWLGDRFGPKKVITVAILWWSLFTIATAFAADFPWVSWLGMAWSFALVRFALGVGEAAAFPNSNRLIADWINPERRGTANSIFLVGIGLGGALTPIAISWIMKRWGWQSSFYICGALGLILAVGWYIYATDRPEEHHGVNPLELQAIRSASRQSNTALHQNEGARPENISLLPLFRNPSVWLLILSYLCIGYPAYIYYTWFFIYLVNVRHLPIETGGLWGSTPFIAILVLTPLGGWFSDRAAKRWGRRRGRQGTVWLGVVLSAIMLAAGARISNNTYAIVLLALAAGFNLFATPAFWATCNDLSPRSSGSLSGLMNMGGNIGGWLSPILTATIAVRFGWQNALYFGSLMTLVAGFFWFFIDIQES; encoded by the coding sequence GTGACCACCTCCAATGTGCGATGGAAGGTCGTCGGCTTACTTGGCCTGATTTCGGCTCTAACCTTTGTCGACAGAGTGAACCTTAGCATCGCCGGAAAATATATCCAGGACGAATTCGCGTTCAAAACGGAATCTATGGGATGGATTTTGAGTGCGTTTAGCGTCGGATACGCACTCTGCCAGGTACCCGCAGGATGGCTAGGTGATCGTTTTGGCCCCAAGAAGGTCATCACCGTCGCCATTCTGTGGTGGTCATTATTTACGATTGCGACGGCATTTGCCGCTGACTTTCCATGGGTTAGCTGGCTGGGGATGGCGTGGTCGTTTGCCTTGGTCAGATTCGCGTTGGGCGTAGGAGAAGCTGCAGCATTCCCTAATTCCAACAGACTTATTGCCGATTGGATTAATCCTGAGCGGCGCGGAACCGCCAACAGCATTTTTCTGGTTGGTATCGGGTTGGGCGGAGCGCTGACGCCTATCGCGATCTCATGGATTATGAAGCGGTGGGGATGGCAGTCATCGTTTTACATCTGCGGCGCCCTTGGCCTCATTCTTGCAGTAGGTTGGTATATATATGCCACGGATCGACCGGAAGAGCACCATGGGGTCAATCCGTTAGAGCTGCAAGCTATCAGATCAGCTTCCAGGCAGAGCAATACTGCACTACATCAGAATGAAGGGGCACGGCCGGAAAATATCTCTTTATTGCCCCTATTCCGCAACCCGTCGGTTTGGCTCTTAATCCTTAGTTACCTGTGCATCGGCTATCCTGCTTACATTTACTACACTTGGTTTTTCATCTACTTAGTGAACGTGCGTCACCTTCCGATTGAAACAGGAGGACTCTGGGGTTCAACCCCGTTCATTGCCATCTTAGTGCTTACCCCGCTAGGAGGGTGGTTTTCAGATCGTGCAGCAAAGAGGTGGGGGCGGCGGCGAGGCCGCCAAGGTACCGTATGGTTGGGAGTAGTACTTTCCGCCATCATGCTGGCCGCTGGAGCCAGAATCAGCAATAACACCTATGCCATTGTATTGCTGGCTTTGGCCGCCGGATTTAATCTCTTTGCAACCCCCGCATTTTGGGCTACCTGTAATGATCTATCTCCACGTTCCTCAGGCTCACTCTCCGGGTTGATGAATATGGGCGGGAATATTGGTGGATGGCTTTCACCCATTCTTACCGCGACGATTGCTGTGAGATTCGGTTGGCAGAATGCCTTGTACTTTGGTTCGTTGATGACTCTCGTTGCCGGGTTCTTTTGGTTTTTTATAGATATTCAAGAAAGTTGA